The Mesobacillus jeotgali genome window below encodes:
- a CDS encoding GntP family permease, translating to MLSMIGLIGGLALLIYLTMRGMNLLIVGPISALFVAVFSGMPLFPQLVEEGAANFVGNYMSGFSGFVTAWYMMFLLGAIFGKVMEDSGAADSVSEFIVEKLGMKYAVLAIVAACAVLTYGGVSLFVVAFSVYPMALSLFRQANLPRRFIPAALAFGSVTFTMTSAGSPEIQNWIPIQFLNTSPIAGWEVSAIVAIFMMIFGYWWLKRMITKAVAKGEKFEARKTDPMLEKRELPHPLMGLIPLVVVLVISFVFHDSLKQSALIIALLGGVVSAYLLNRKYFKNFWEAISEGTMGALIAIGNTAAVVGFGGVAKAVPAFQTAVDAMTNIPGSPLIGAAIAVSVIAGMTGSASGGQAIALPLLAPHYMDMGVNPEALHRVAAISSGALDSLPHNGYVVTTVRAICGESHQDAYNPVAAVTVIVPLIGVAIAIVLFSLGLGI from the coding sequence ATGCTGAGTATGATTGGATTGATAGGCGGTTTGGCTTTATTGATTTATCTGACGATGAGGGGCATGAACCTTCTGATTGTCGGGCCGATTTCGGCGTTGTTTGTTGCCGTGTTTAGCGGAATGCCACTGTTTCCGCAGCTGGTTGAAGAAGGAGCTGCCAACTTTGTCGGGAATTATATGTCCGGATTTTCAGGGTTTGTTACCGCATGGTACATGATGTTCCTGCTTGGGGCGATTTTTGGAAAAGTTATGGAGGATAGCGGTGCGGCTGACAGTGTGTCTGAGTTCATCGTCGAGAAGCTGGGCATGAAATATGCCGTGCTGGCCATTGTCGCTGCCTGTGCCGTGTTGACATATGGCGGCGTCAGCTTGTTTGTCGTAGCATTTTCAGTTTATCCAATGGCATTAAGCTTGTTCAGGCAGGCTAACCTGCCAAGGCGTTTCATCCCAGCTGCATTGGCCTTCGGATCGGTTACCTTCACGATGACGTCTGCCGGCTCTCCGGAAATCCAAAACTGGATTCCTATTCAATTCCTGAATACATCACCGATTGCCGGCTGGGAGGTCAGTGCCATCGTTGCCATCTTCATGATGATTTTCGGTTACTGGTGGCTGAAACGAATGATTACAAAAGCTGTCGCAAAGGGCGAGAAATTTGAAGCCAGGAAGACCGATCCAATGCTGGAAAAAAGGGAACTGCCCCATCCTCTTATGGGCCTTATTCCTCTAGTTGTTGTATTGGTGATTTCATTCGTTTTCCATGATTCATTAAAGCAATCAGCATTGATCATCGCTCTGCTTGGCGGTGTTGTCTCTGCCTATTTATTAAACCGCAAATACTTCAAAAACTTCTGGGAAGCAATTTCAGAAGGAACGATGGGTGCCTTGATTGCAATCGGTAATACAGCTGCTGTTGTTGGATTCGGCGGGGTAGCGAAAGCGGTGCCGGCTTTCCAGACGGCTGTTGATGCGATGACGAATATACCTGGAAGTCCATTGATCGGAGCGGCGATTGCCGTCAGCGTCATTGCCGGGATGACTGGTTCAGCATCCGGGGGCCAGGCAATTGCGCTTCCATTGCTCGCACCTCACTATATGGATATGGGGGTCAATCCAGAAGCACTGCACAGGGTAGCCGCCATTTCCTCCGGAGCGCTTGATTCCCTGCCGCATAATGGGTACGTAGTCACGACTGTCCGGGCAATCTGTGGCGAATCCCATCAGGATGCCTACAATCCAGTCGCAGCTGTGACTGTCATTGTACCGTTGATTGGTGTGGCGATTGCGATTGTTCTATTCTCTCTAGGATTAGGTATTTAA
- a CDS encoding IS110 family transposase yields the protein MDVVIERACGMDVHKDNITACIITPKGKEIQTFSTKTVFLLQLVDWVKQHGCTHVAMESTSVYWKPIVNLLEAEDIEFLVVNAQHMKAVPGRKTDVKDAEWIAKLLRHGLLKASYIPDRNQRELRELVRYRRSIIEERARQHNRIQKVLEGANIKLGSVVSDVLGVSARDMLDAIADGEEDPGKLANFARRTMKKKKDELELALKGYINSHQRLMLKTILGHIDFLTEQIEMLDQEVATRVSVHQEDVEILDSIPGIATRMAEQILSEIGTDVKNQFPTAAHMCSWAGLVPGQNESAGKRKSAKTKKGNKYLRSALTEAAHSVRGSKNYLGALYRRTASRKGKKRAGIVVAHAMLRISYYLLTRKEMYVDLGEDYFDKQRQQSIVRHSLRRLESLGYIVKLEEPKAS from the coding sequence ATGGATGTAGTCATTGAAAGAGCTTGTGGTATGGATGTCCATAAGGATAACATTACTGCCTGTATCATCACCCCAAAAGGAAAGGAGATTCAAACATTCTCCACCAAAACTGTATTTCTATTACAATTGGTGGACTGGGTAAAACAACATGGCTGTACCCATGTGGCCATGGAAAGCACGAGCGTTTATTGGAAACCCATCGTGAATTTACTTGAAGCTGAGGACATAGAGTTTTTAGTGGTGAATGCCCAACATATGAAGGCCGTTCCAGGACGCAAGACAGATGTTAAGGATGCAGAATGGATTGCCAAACTGCTTCGACATGGACTACTTAAAGCAAGTTATATTCCCGACCGGAATCAAAGAGAGCTGCGCGAGCTGGTTCGCTATCGCCGTAGTATCATTGAAGAGCGAGCTAGACAACATAACCGAATCCAAAAGGTGTTGGAAGGCGCGAACATTAAGCTGGGTTCTGTTGTTTCGGATGTACTAGGTGTTTCGGCAAGAGATATGCTTGACGCAATCGCAGATGGAGAAGAAGATCCTGGGAAACTAGCAAACTTCGCTCGACGCACCATGAAAAAGAAGAAGGACGAACTTGAACTGGCCTTAAAAGGTTATATTAACTCCCATCAAAGATTAATGTTAAAAACCATTTTAGGCCATATTGACTTTCTTACTGAACAAATCGAGATGCTCGATCAAGAAGTCGCGACAAGAGTAAGCGTTCATCAAGAGGATGTAGAAATACTTGATTCCATTCCAGGCATTGCGACGCGGATGGCAGAACAGATCCTTTCTGAAATAGGAACGGATGTAAAAAATCAGTTCCCAACTGCAGCCCACATGTGTTCCTGGGCAGGTTTGGTTCCAGGACAGAATGAAAGTGCAGGGAAAAGGAAATCGGCCAAAACCAAAAAAGGAAACAAATATTTAAGGTCAGCGTTAACTGAAGCAGCTCATTCCGTAAGGGGATCCAAAAACTATCTCGGAGCACTGTATAGGCGTACAGCCTCACGAAAAGGCAAGAAACGTGCTGGAATCGTAGTCGCTCACGCCATGTTACGTATCTCTTATTATCTCTTAACACGGAAAGAAATGTATGTAGACTTAGGCGAAGACTACTTTGATAAGCAGAGACAACAATCTATTGTCAGGCATTCACTGAGACGACTAGAAAGCTTAGGATACATTGTTAAGTTAGAAGAACCTAAAGCATCTTAA
- a CDS encoding IS3 family transposase (programmed frameshift), which translates to MAKKGQQFQRYTNEFKQKAVLTYVNGSKSYKVVAEELGIRNCTQLKVWVKKWMNGQSFDERRGVSNPLKGRPRTNFKTVEEERDYLKAQVEYLKKQLSKSGKGGEDITRQAKYEIIEGLRGKYPVTWLMEIARIKRASYYKWKATLPQREERFKQEQDVREHIMAIHFIHPEFGRPRITDWLKESDFLINHKKVYRLMKEMGIQSVIRKKRKRHGHTPSVICPNRLKRNFKAVGPNQKMATDITYVSDGKEFYYLSVIQDLFNNEIVAWQISKRNDLELVLKTVDEWTNKKDVAGAVLHSDQGFQYTSKTYNNRLETFGVKGSHSRKGNCLDNACVESFFSHLKSEKLYIAQCKSEEEIRQAIEEFIYHYNYKRTQKKLKKRAPIEYRHALAA; encoded by the exons ATGGCTAAGAAAGGACAACAGTTTCAACGTTATACAAATGAATTCAAACAGAAAGCAGTATTAACATACGTTAATGGATCTAAAAGTTATAAGGTAGTGGCCGAAGAGTTAGGGATCCGCAATTGTACACAGCTTAAAGTATGGGTAAAGAAGTGGATGAACGGACAGTCATTTGATGAGCGGCGTGGAGTATCAAACCCTTTAAAAGGAAGGCCACGTACTAACTTTAAAACGGTGGAAGAAGAAAGAGATTATTTGAAGGCACAGGTAGAATACTTAAAAAAGCAGT TATCCAAATCTGGTAAAGGAGGAGAAGACATCACCCGTCAGGCAAAATATGAAATCATTGAAGGGTTAAGGGGGAAATACCCTGTCACCTGGTTAATGGAAATCGCCAGAATCAAGCGTGCCTCTTACTATAAGTGGAAAGCAACTCTGCCACAACGCGAGGAAAGGTTCAAACAAGAACAGGATGTACGAGAACATATAATGGCCATTCATTTTATTCATCCAGAGTTCGGGCGTCCTCGAATAACAGATTGGTTAAAGGAAAGTGACTTTTTGATCAACCATAAAAAAGTGTACAGGTTGATGAAGGAGATGGGCATACAGTCGGTGATCCGGAAGAAAAGGAAACGCCATGGCCATACACCTTCAGTTATATGTCCAAATCGCCTAAAGAGAAATTTCAAAGCGGTGGGTCCAAATCAGAAAATGGCAACAGATATCACATATGTTTCTGACGGCAAAGAGTTTTATTACCTGTCGGTCATTCAAGATCTATTCAACAATGAAATCGTGGCATGGCAAATATCCAAACGAAATGATTTAGAACTCGTATTAAAAACTGTTGATGAATGGACAAATAAAAAGGACGTAGCTGGAGCCGTTCTCCATTCGGATCAAGGCTTCCAGTATACGTCCAAGACATACAACAATAGGTTAGAGACATTCGGCGTCAAGGGCAGCCACTCTCGCAAAGGAAACTGCCTTGATAACGCATGCGTAGAATCATTCTTCTCACATCTCAAATCCGAAAAGTTGTATATAGCACAGTGTAAATCAGAAGAGGAAATACGGCAAGCAATCGAAGAATTCATCTATCATTACAATTACAAACGGACTCAAAAGAAATTAAAGAAACGCGCGCCGATTGAGTATCGACACGCGTTAGCTGCGTAG
- the glcD gene encoding glycolate oxidase subunit GlcD — MLSNTVKEKIISIVSPANFDDSKTGRLVYSYDATPNFQSMPDAVVSPRNKQEVSQVVKLCNEFQIPIVPRGSGTNLCAGTCPTEGGIVLLFKHMNKILEVDEENLTATVQPGVVTLDLIHAVEPKGLFYPPDPSSMKISTIGGNINENSGGLRGLKYGVTRDYVIGLEAVLPNGDIITTGGKLAKDVAGYDFTRLLVGSEGTLAVITEATLKLIPMPETKQTMLALYQDLEAAAKSVSKIIASKIIPATLEFLDQPTLKVVEDFAKIGLPTDVKAVLLIEQDGPREVVERDMARIAEVCKEEKAVSVQLAQTEAEAEALRTARRSALSALARLAPTTILEDATVPRSEIARMVNAINGIAEKYDLNICTFGHAGDGNLHPTCATDSRNHDEMERVEKAFAEIFEKAIEFGGTITGEHGVGVMKAPYLELKLGEAGIAAMKAVKMALDPNNIMNPGKVFAKDSRKRVVV, encoded by the coding sequence ATGCTTTCAAATACGGTAAAAGAAAAAATCATTTCAATCGTCAGTCCTGCTAATTTTGATGATTCCAAAACGGGGCGGCTTGTCTATTCCTATGATGCCACACCTAACTTTCAGTCCATGCCGGATGCGGTGGTAAGTCCACGTAATAAACAGGAAGTTTCACAGGTTGTTAAATTATGCAATGAGTTTCAAATTCCGATTGTCCCTCGCGGATCGGGTACGAATCTATGCGCAGGCACTTGCCCGACAGAAGGCGGAATCGTACTTCTTTTTAAACATATGAACAAAATCCTTGAGGTGGACGAAGAGAATTTAACCGCTACTGTTCAGCCAGGGGTAGTGACCCTTGATTTGATCCATGCGGTCGAGCCAAAAGGCTTGTTTTACCCACCGGATCCAAGCTCTATGAAAATATCAACCATCGGCGGGAATATTAATGAAAACTCTGGCGGTCTCCGCGGATTGAAATATGGTGTGACAAGGGATTACGTGATTGGGCTTGAGGCTGTCCTGCCAAACGGGGATATCATCACCACAGGAGGGAAATTGGCGAAAGACGTTGCCGGATATGATTTTACCAGGCTGTTGGTTGGTTCCGAAGGGACATTGGCTGTCATCACCGAAGCGACTCTTAAGCTGATCCCAATGCCTGAGACAAAACAAACCATGCTTGCTTTGTACCAAGATCTAGAAGCAGCAGCTAAATCAGTATCCAAGATTATCGCTAGCAAAATCATTCCTGCAACGCTTGAATTCCTGGACCAGCCGACTCTGAAGGTAGTGGAGGATTTTGCTAAAATCGGGCTGCCAACAGATGTTAAGGCCGTGTTATTGATTGAACAGGACGGTCCTAGAGAAGTGGTCGAAAGAGACATGGCGAGGATTGCCGAAGTTTGTAAAGAAGAAAAGGCTGTATCTGTGCAGCTGGCGCAAACAGAAGCTGAGGCCGAAGCACTGAGGACTGCGCGCAGAAGTGCATTGTCCGCACTGGCGAGATTAGCTCCGACGACCATTTTGGAGGATGCGACTGTACCAAGATCAGAGATTGCGAGAATGGTCAATGCCATCAATGGAATTGCAGAAAAGTATGACTTGAATATCTGCACCTTTGGCCATGCAGGAGACGGAAACCTTCACCCTACTTGTGCGACAGATTCACGGAACCATGATGAAATGGAAAGAGTCGAAAAGGCATTTGCCGAAATTTTTGAAAAGGCCATTGAATTCGGCGGGACGATTACGGGTGAGCATGGCGTCGGCGTCATGAAAGCACCGTACCTTGAGTTGAAATTAGGCGAAGCAGGAATTGCGGCTATGAAGGCAGTGAAAATGGCCCTTGATCCCAACAACATCATGAACCCAGGTAAGGTTTTCGCGAAGGACAGCAGGAAACGGGTGGTGGTTTAA
- a CDS encoding 3-hydroxybutyrate dehydrogenase — protein MVKDKAVLITGAAQGIGYEIAKSFAEQGAKVFLTDLQEEAVEKAAASLRESGYEAAGFKCDVTNEKDIEQAVAKCVEHFVRVDVLINNAGLQYVSMIEDFPTEKFELLIKVMLTAPFVALKHVLPVMKKQGFGRIINMASINGLVGFAGKAAYNSAKHGVIGLTKVAALESAEHGITVNAVCPGYVDTPLVRNQLSSLAETRNVPLEKVLEEVIFPLVPQKRLLASEEIASYVMFLASDAAKGITGQAAVIDGGYTIQ, from the coding sequence ATGGTAAAAGATAAAGCAGTCCTGATTACCGGTGCCGCCCAGGGAATCGGGTATGAAATCGCCAAGAGTTTTGCTGAGCAGGGTGCAAAGGTATTTTTAACAGACTTACAGGAAGAAGCTGTGGAAAAGGCGGCTGCCAGCCTGCGTGAATCTGGATACGAAGCTGCTGGTTTCAAATGCGATGTTACTAACGAAAAAGACATTGAGCAGGCAGTTGCGAAATGCGTCGAGCACTTTGTGCGTGTCGATGTTCTCATAAACAATGCAGGCCTGCAATATGTCTCGATGATCGAAGACTTCCCGACGGAAAAATTTGAACTGTTGATAAAAGTGATGCTGACGGCTCCATTTGTAGCCTTGAAACATGTGCTGCCAGTCATGAAAAAGCAAGGTTTTGGCAGGATAATCAACATGGCTTCCATCAATGGGCTTGTAGGCTTTGCCGGTAAGGCAGCCTATAACAGTGCCAAGCATGGAGTCATTGGGCTGACCAAAGTTGCTGCCCTTGAAAGTGCTGAGCATGGGATAACCGTCAACGCCGTCTGTCCCGGCTATGTCGATACTCCTTTGGTCCGCAATCAGCTATCAAGCCTGGCGGAGACAAGGAATGTCCCGCTTGAAAAAGTACTCGAAGAAGTCATATTTCCGCTCGTGCCGCAAAAGCGGCTGCTGGCATCCGAAGAAATCGCCAGCTATGTGATGTTCCTCGCCAGTGATGCTGCAAAAGGAATCACTGGCCAGGCAGCTGTCATTGACGGAGGGTATACGATTCAATGA
- a CDS encoding FadR/GntR family transcriptional regulator, which produces MQYNKIKPKKIYEEVAEAIHTMISSGQLQPGDKLDSVQQLAENFQVGRSAIREALTALKAMGLIEIRQGEGTYVKQFESEQISFPLSTAILMNAQDTAHLLEVRKILETGTVFSAAKKRTEIQLQTMKEALEEMKRANGNEELGEKADLQFHLAIAESSHNPLLISLMNHVSGLMGETMKETRRLWLYSKQTTTDRLYEEHYAIYEAIKEQNAEEARRVMLSHIENVETILHKYMDQAKN; this is translated from the coding sequence TTGCAATACAATAAAATAAAACCTAAAAAGATATATGAAGAAGTTGCGGAAGCCATTCATACTATGATCAGTTCAGGTCAGTTGCAGCCAGGGGATAAATTGGATTCTGTGCAGCAGCTGGCGGAGAATTTCCAGGTGGGCCGTTCTGCCATCAGGGAAGCATTGACTGCTTTGAAAGCGATGGGGCTCATTGAGATCAGGCAGGGAGAAGGAACATATGTGAAGCAGTTCGAGTCTGAGCAAATCAGTTTCCCTTTATCGACAGCCATCCTGATGAACGCACAGGATACAGCTCACCTGTTGGAAGTCCGGAAAATTCTTGAGACAGGAACTGTCTTTTCCGCTGCAAAGAAACGGACTGAAATACAGCTGCAGACAATGAAAGAAGCGCTCGAGGAAATGAAACGCGCAAACGGTAATGAGGAGCTTGGTGAAAAAGCGGATCTTCAGTTCCATCTGGCCATTGCGGAAAGCTCGCATAATCCATTATTGATCAGCTTGATGAACCATGTGTCCGGACTGATGGGAGAAACAATGAAGGAAACCCGCCGGCTCTGGCTCTATTCAAAACAAACGACAACAGATCGCCTCTATGAGGAACACTACGCAATTTACGAAGCAATAAAAGAACAGAATGCAGAAGAAGCAAGGCGTGTGATGCTCAGCCATATCGAGAACGTCGAAACTATTCTCCATAAGTATATGGACCAGGCTAAAAATTAG